Proteins encoded together in one Drosophila albomicans strain 15112-1751.03 chromosome 2R, ASM965048v2, whole genome shotgun sequence window:
- the LOC127565952 gene encoding cytadherence high molecular weight protein 1-like, with the protein MLLVDVLSVTAEVLAAVVLPEVALQEVVPQVEVPLVEVLQEVVPQVVAPQAVVPQVEAPQVVAPQVVDPPEEAALQVEAALLEEVPLEEDLLAVVEVAVEDVVVAVDHAVGEADVEVAAVVEVADVVEVAVVEVVVEEEVDDLDVLAVAEAASVEVAAASEEASVVAVDLDWALDWVLVRQLPRQNLKQKQRYYAVKSETLAKE; encoded by the exons ATGCTATTGGTGGATGTCCTTTCCGTAACTGCGGAGGTCCTGGCGGCGGTGGTTCTTCCGGAGGTGGCTCTTCAGGAGGTGGTTCCTCAGGTGGAGGTTCCTCTAGTGGAGGTTCTTCAGGAGGTGGTTCCTCAGGTGGTGGCTCCTCAGGCGGTGGTTCCTCAGGTG GAGGCTCCTCAGGTGGTGGCTCCTCAGGTAGTGGATCCTCCGGAGGAAGCGGCTCTTCAGGTGGAGGCAGCTCTTCTGGAGGAAGTTCCTCTGGAGGAGGATCTTCTGGCGGTCGTGGAGGTGGCCGTAGAGGATGTCGTGGTGGCCGTGGATCACGCTGTCGGGGAGGCGGACGTGGAGGTGGCGGCGGTCGTGGAGGTAGCGGACGTGGTGGAGGTGGCCGTGGTGGAGGTGGTcgtggaggaggaggtggacgACCTGGACGTCCTGGCAGTGGCGGAGGCGGCTTCGGTGGAGGTGGCGGCGGCTTCGGAGGAGGCGTCGGTGGTGGCGGTGGATTTGGACTGGGCCTTGGACTGGGTCTTGGTTAGACAGTTGCCACGTCAAAacttaaagcaaaaacaaagatACTATGCTGTAAAAAGTGAAACATTAGCAAAGGAATGA
- the LOC117574471 gene encoding osteocalcin 2-like isoform X2 has protein sequence MRVLTLILGCAILTICLVKRADGVACTSTDPDTPTGCTDCSLTANASAADCTTTTTTTTTTTTESSASGSDPTSTSTTESSSATTSTTASSSSSSSGSSSSSSSDAATIARLRRRIARLRRQQRLRAARQRELRRKRAAAARRRAARRAAASRRNSNTRRNRRG, from the coding sequence ATGAGAGTTCTAACTTTGATTCTGGGCTGTGCCATCCTGACCATCTGCCTGGTGAAGAGGGCCGACGGTGTGGCATGCACCTCGACGGATCCCGACACTCCGACTGGTTGCACAGATTGCTCCCTGACGGCAAATGCCTCGGCTGCTGACTGCACAACCACGACGACCAcaaccacgacaacaacaactgaatcCAGCGCCTCAGGCTCCGATCCAACATCCACATCCACTACCGAATCTTCTAGCGCCACCACCAGCACAACTGCTAGCTCTAGCTCCAGCAGCTCCGGTTCCAGCTCTAGCTCTAGCTCGGATGCCGCAACTATTGCTAGGTTGAGGAGGAGGATAGCTCGTCTGAGGCGCCAACAGCGTCTGAGGGCCGCCAGACAAAGGGAACTCCGTCGCAAGCGTGCGGCTGCTGCAAGGAGGAGGGCAGCCAGGAGAGCTGCTGCTTCCAGGAGAAACAGCAACACGAGGAGGAATCGCAGAG